The sequence CGAGATGCGCTTCCTGGACGCCCGGTCGGGCCAACCGGTTCTCGTGACGGCCGACCGCCGTGCCGCGGCCTACGGGGTCTTCGGGGGCGACAGCCGCGACCACCTGCGTGAGTCATTCGACGATGCCGCGCGGGACCTCGGGAGGTTCCTGGTCCGGCTGAGCCGGGGCGAGGCGCCGAGGAAGGAGTAGCGAGGGCCGCGATCCGCCGTACCGAGACTCCGCGGGACGGGGCGACCGCGCTCTGTGGGACACTCTGGGTAGGGACCTTCATCGCAGCCGGGAGGAGGGGCATGCCGCTTCAGCGCTCGCGCAAGTACCGGATGATCGCCGGAGTCTGCGGCGGGATCGCCGAGTGGCTGGGGTGGGATCCCACCGTCGTCCGCATCCTCTACATCGTCGTCTCCCTCGTGTCCGTGGCCTTCCCGGGCATCCTCGCCTACCTGGTGCTTTGGAT comes from Candidatus Rokuibacteriota bacterium and encodes:
- a CDS encoding PspC domain-containing protein, with protein sequence MPLQRSRKYRMIAGVCGGIAEWLGWDPTVVRILYIVVSLVSVAFPGILAYLVLWIVMPRARE